In Roseomonas fluvialis, one genomic interval encodes:
- a CDS encoding DUF2786 domain-containing protein: protein MSQQTELDKVKARIRALAARTVDRGCSEPEALAAAQKIGELLEVYGLTMSEVELRQETCIQRQSVFSGPRLQALGTIFLPIIELTETKGWMVGRDTFVFYGLEPDVLMAEYLLQVVARTVDQEEAAYRTSDAYRQGRATPQNRLRSFRYGFAERVSKRIAALAAHRRATQDAARAPTASGTALVLVKQRLIAEGFRDLGIRLRTSYTTRTVRDGAAYRNGMDAGGRVKLDRPVAGAAGPPPLPRRPR from the coding sequence GTGAGCCAGCAGACCGAACTCGACAAGGTGAAGGCCCGCATCCGCGCCCTCGCGGCGCGCACCGTGGATCGCGGCTGCTCGGAGCCTGAGGCCCTCGCCGCCGCACAAAAGATCGGCGAGCTCCTCGAGGTCTACGGGCTGACGATGTCCGAGGTGGAACTCCGGCAGGAGACCTGCATCCAGCGCCAGAGCGTGTTCAGCGGCCCACGCCTGCAGGCACTCGGCACGATCTTCCTGCCGATCATCGAATTGACGGAGACCAAGGGCTGGATGGTCGGGCGAGACACCTTCGTCTTCTACGGGCTGGAGCCAGATGTGCTGATGGCGGAATACCTGCTCCAGGTCGTCGCGCGCACGGTCGACCAGGAGGAGGCGGCGTATCGAACGAGCGACGCCTATCGGCAGGGCCGTGCGACGCCGCAGAACCGGCTACGCAGCTTCCGCTATGGTTTTGCCGAGCGCGTGTCGAAGCGCATCGCCGCACTTGCGGCGCATCGCCGCGCAACACAGGACGCAGCCAGGGCGCCGACTGCGTCGGGCACCGCGCTGGTCCTGGTGAAGCAGCGCCTCATTGCCGAGGGCTTCCGCGACCTCGGGATCCGTCTGCGCACGAGCTACACGACGCGCACGGTGCGGGACGGCGCGGCCTATCGGAACGGGATGGACGCCGGCGGGCGCGTCAAGCTCGACAGGCCCGTTGCCGGCGCAGCCGGTCCACCGCCCCTGCCACGCCGGCCGCGATGA
- a CDS encoding SprT-like domain-containing protein yields MTSARDRRVYAWENRVVAPLDRSVVPFDRMQAIVDHVWAAEGLRWPPRVRPLRTSRATVATGSRLAIEAPPQLPTWILLHEIAHALTSTAGGQGDGHGPDFVGTYVRLLVTHCRLDRAMLAETLAVDGIGWNPEAKPAFLDQG; encoded by the coding sequence ATGACCAGCGCGCGCGACCGCCGCGTCTATGCCTGGGAGAACCGGGTCGTCGCGCCGCTGGACCGCTCGGTCGTGCCGTTCGATCGGATGCAGGCGATCGTGGACCATGTCTGGGCGGCCGAGGGTCTCCGATGGCCGCCGCGCGTGCGGCCGCTCAGGACGTCCCGTGCGACTGTCGCGACAGGCAGCCGCCTCGCGATCGAGGCACCGCCGCAACTGCCAACCTGGATCCTGCTGCACGAGATCGCCCACGCCTTGACCAGCACGGCCGGAGGACAGGGCGATGGGCATGGGCCCGACTTCGTGGGGACCTATGTCCGCCTTCTCGTCACCCATTGCCGCCTTGATCGGGCGATGCTGGCCGAGACGCTCGCGGTCGATGGCATTGGCTGGAATCCCGAAGCGAAGCCTGCATTCCTCGACCAGGGCTGA
- a CDS encoding molybdopterin guanine dinucleotide-containing S/N-oxide reductase codes for MSFDTHETSAFRPHSSHWGVFTAAMRDGELVVRPHAGDSDPNAILQNFPTALRHRARIAQPMVRRGWLERGPGPDRARGRDDFVPMAWDAVLDLLGGELRRIRDSHGPGAVFGGSYGWASAGRFHHAQSQIHRFLNCAFGGYVASVNSYSSGAASVIVPHVLGEYEKLTKHNVTWDQVAQHSEVVLAFGGMALKNAMVAGGGISDHVERGAMRSARARGCEFILVGPLRSDLPEEAGAEWIANIPGTDTALMLALVHTLVSEGLHDRAFLERFTTGWPVFEHYLLGTTDGQPKNAAWAAPITGVAAEAIRALARRLHGRRVLVTVAHALQRAEHGEQPVWMGAVLAAALGQVGLPGGGYGYALGAIGYYGRRANAVPGPTLSQGRNRHGNYIPVARIADMLLNPGTTYRYNGQTRTYPDIRLVYWAGGNPFHHHQDLNRLRQAFAQVDTLVVHEQAWTATARHADIVLPATMTLEREDIGYSSHDPLMVAMHRIAPPYAEARDDYDIFAGLSRRLGTEEAFTEGRTAREWLHHLYARTQQGLRDLGLPAPAFEEFWEAGRLRLPQAADDGGPWRAFREDPDSNPLPTASGRIEVFCATIAGFNEASCPGHPAWLPPIEVPGPGASLHLVANQPATRLHSQLDFGAHSLASKRRGREVAAMHPQDAAERGINDGDIIRLYNLRGACLAAVRLTTDIRPGVVQLATGAWYDPADPHEDRPLCVHGNPNVVTRDAGTSALAQGCTGQLTVVEVERFTGNLPPIRAFDPPA; via the coding sequence ATGAGCTTCGACACGCACGAGACCTCGGCCTTCCGACCGCACAGCTCGCATTGGGGGGTCTTCACGGCCGCCATGCGCGACGGCGAACTGGTGGTCCGCCCGCATGCGGGTGACTCCGACCCGAACGCCATCCTGCAGAACTTCCCCACGGCGCTGCGGCATCGCGCGCGGATCGCGCAGCCGATGGTGCGCCGCGGCTGGCTCGAGCGTGGCCCAGGCCCTGACCGCGCGCGCGGCCGGGACGACTTCGTGCCGATGGCCTGGGACGCCGTGCTGGACCTGCTGGGCGGGGAGTTGCGCCGGATCCGCGACAGCCACGGTCCGGGGGCGGTGTTCGGCGGGTCCTACGGGTGGGCCAGCGCCGGGCGCTTCCACCATGCGCAGAGCCAGATCCACAGGTTCCTCAACTGCGCCTTCGGCGGCTACGTCGCCTCGGTCAATTCCTACAGCTCGGGCGCGGCATCGGTGATCGTGCCGCATGTCCTCGGCGAATACGAGAAGCTGACCAAGCACAACGTCACCTGGGACCAGGTGGCGCAGCACAGCGAGGTGGTGCTGGCCTTCGGCGGCATGGCGCTGAAGAACGCGATGGTCGCCGGCGGCGGCATCAGCGACCATGTCGAACGCGGCGCGATGCGGTCCGCGCGTGCGCGCGGCTGCGAGTTCATCCTGGTCGGGCCACTGCGCAGCGACCTGCCTGAGGAAGCCGGCGCCGAGTGGATCGCCAATATCCCGGGCACCGACACCGCCCTGATGCTCGCCCTCGTGCATACGCTGGTGAGCGAGGGGCTGCACGACCGCGCCTTCCTCGAGCGCTTCACCACCGGCTGGCCAGTCTTCGAGCACTATCTGCTTGGCACCACCGACGGGCAACCGAAGAACGCGGCGTGGGCTGCGCCGATCACCGGCGTCGCGGCCGAGGCGATCCGCGCGCTTGCGCGCCGGCTGCACGGCCGCCGCGTGCTGGTCACGGTCGCGCATGCCCTGCAGCGCGCAGAGCATGGCGAACAGCCGGTGTGGATGGGCGCGGTGCTGGCCGCGGCGCTCGGCCAGGTCGGCCTGCCCGGCGGCGGCTACGGCTATGCGCTCGGGGCGATCGGCTATTACGGCCGGCGCGCCAATGCGGTGCCGGGTCCGACCCTGTCGCAGGGGCGCAACCGTCATGGCAACTACATTCCGGTCGCGCGCATCGCCGACATGCTGCTGAACCCCGGCACGACATATCGCTACAACGGGCAGACACGCACCTATCCCGATATCCGGCTGGTGTACTGGGCGGGCGGGAATCCCTTCCACCACCACCAGGACCTCAATCGGTTGCGCCAGGCCTTCGCGCAGGTCGACACGCTCGTGGTGCATGAGCAGGCCTGGACCGCGACAGCGCGCCACGCCGACATCGTCCTACCGGCGACCATGACTCTGGAGCGGGAGGATATCGGATATAGCTCGCACGACCCGTTGATGGTGGCGATGCATCGCATCGCGCCCCCCTATGCCGAAGCGCGCGATGACTACGACATCTTTGCCGGGCTGAGTCGGCGCCTTGGTACGGAGGAAGCCTTCACCGAAGGCCGAACCGCGCGCGAATGGCTGCACCACCTCTACGCCCGCACGCAGCAGGGCCTGCGCGACCTGGGGCTGCCTGCCCCCGCGTTCGAGGAATTCTGGGAGGCGGGAAGGCTTCGCCTGCCGCAGGCCGCCGATGATGGCGGCCCCTGGCGCGCGTTCCGTGAGGACCCGGACTCCAACCCGCTGCCGACCGCCAGCGGGCGCATCGAGGTCTTTTGCGCGACCATTGCGGGCTTCAACGAGGCGAGCTGCCCGGGCCATCCGGCCTGGTTGCCGCCGATCGAAGTCCCCGGCCCCGGTGCTTCCTTGCATCTGGTTGCCAATCAGCCTGCCACGCGGCTGCACAGCCAGCTCGATTTCGGCGCGCATAGCCTTGCCTCGAAGCGGCGTGGGCGCGAGGTCGCGGCCATGCATCCGCAAGACGCTGCGGAGCGCGGGATCAACGATGGCGACATCATCCGCCTGTACAATCTCCGCGGCGCCTGCCTCGCCGCCGTGCGCCTGACCACGGATATCCGGCCCGGCGTGGTACAGCTTGCCACCGGCGCTTGGTACGACCCCGCGGACCCACACGAAGATCGACCGCTCTGCGTGCATGGCAATCCGAATGTGGTGACCCGCGATGCCGGGACCTCGGCCCTCGCGCAGGGCTGCACGGGGCAGCTGACGGTGGTGGAGGTGGAACGGTTTACCGGCAACCTGCCGCCGATCCGCGCCTTCGATCCGCCGGCCTGA
- a CDS encoding HAMP domain-containing protein, with product MRRRGPGRASATYLRAERASFSRCGTSSCAHCRIGRPVRSFTPDPGGNTRCTSDREQDRSSMDGSLEAIEAVRSTREAAHRRRRWRFGEWLGRINTRAGMISLLFLVVVGLFASNALGTIARQTRVIDELGEGIRLTDDAAATLAASTASYGTTLGGILAGSIPPTAIVARMVPQAAQLSAAVLALEHAAGADVDPALMALARERLARLPGLADRVQQTLTGRRRGDVAPLHDEWLDVQAGFLRLVDATRDATRVRAQAGVAAARRSAQDARIVTFAGVALGVAATILVWLIVVVMITRPMGALHQAMVRIARGDVTTPVPLADREDQLGLMARALLVFRDNLNVMRSLADRALDGARQTHYSTNEASEATAALARDLASQCDGLRSLATALEAAADAIRQVGADAQEARDSAGDAQLLFDDGLRRIGNLGERLARDAQDPGHAGRLTAAIVDMATQANALAAAAASTAAQPVPNSAGLGGIADQARAQAARSQALALDIAEVLDALRATLRDAGRSAQDVAASVETLEGRVADTARAVVGITAALARVHDTHHDLAERVRALAQDAATQAATADALAATTIELNRQATETRAAVESVAAGARLGRNA from the coding sequence GTGCGCCGCCGCGGCCCTGGGCGCGCGTCAGCCACCTATCTCCGTGCGGAGCGCGCTTCTTTTTCACGGTGCGGCACGTCATCATGTGCACATTGCCGCATCGGAAGGCCGGTGCGGTCCTTCACCCCGGATCCTGGCGGCAACACACGCTGCACCAGCGATCGCGAGCAGGATCGCAGCTCGATGGATGGTTCGCTCGAAGCGATCGAGGCGGTGCGCTCCACGCGCGAAGCCGCGCATCGTCGGCGTCGCTGGCGGTTCGGCGAATGGCTCGGCCGCATCAACACCCGTGCGGGCATGATCAGCCTGCTGTTCCTGGTCGTGGTCGGCCTTTTTGCCAGCAATGCGCTCGGTACGATCGCGCGGCAGACGCGCGTCATCGACGAACTTGGCGAGGGCATCCGCCTGACCGACGATGCCGCCGCCACCCTGGCCGCGAGCACCGCGTCCTATGGCACCACGCTTGGCGGCATCCTCGCCGGCAGCATTCCTCCCACGGCGATCGTCGCAAGGATGGTGCCGCAGGCGGCACAACTCTCGGCGGCCGTTCTGGCCCTGGAACATGCGGCCGGTGCCGATGTCGACCCGGCGCTCATGGCGCTTGCGCGTGAGAGGCTCGCACGCCTGCCCGGGCTCGCGGATCGCGTACAGCAGACCCTTACCGGCCGCCGCCGCGGCGATGTCGCGCCGCTCCATGACGAATGGCTCGACGTCCAGGCCGGATTCCTGCGCCTCGTCGATGCGACGCGCGACGCCACACGCGTGCGCGCGCAAGCCGGTGTCGCCGCGGCGCGCCGGTCCGCCCAGGATGCGCGCATCGTAACCTTCGCCGGCGTCGCGCTCGGCGTCGCGGCGACGATCCTGGTTTGGCTGATCGTCGTGGTCATGATCACGCGCCCGATGGGCGCGCTGCACCAGGCCATGGTGAGGATCGCGCGAGGCGACGTCACGACACCGGTTCCGCTGGCCGACCGGGAGGACCAGCTCGGTCTCATGGCGCGAGCGCTGTTGGTATTCCGGGACAACCTCAACGTGATGCGCAGCCTGGCCGACCGGGCGCTCGACGGGGCGCGGCAGACGCATTATTCGACCAACGAGGCATCGGAGGCGACGGCCGCGCTGGCACGCGACCTCGCCTCGCAATGCGACGGCCTGCGCAGCCTCGCGACGGCGCTCGAAGCAGCTGCCGACGCGATCCGCCAGGTTGGCGCGGATGCGCAGGAGGCGCGCGACAGTGCCGGTGACGCGCAGCTTCTGTTCGACGACGGCCTGCGCAGGATCGGCAACCTCGGCGAAAGGCTCGCGCGCGACGCCCAGGATCCGGGCCACGCCGGTCGCCTGACCGCGGCGATCGTCGACATGGCGACGCAGGCGAATGCGCTCGCTGCCGCGGCGGCGAGCACGGCCGCCCAGCCCGTCCCGAACAGCGCCGGACTCGGGGGCATCGCAGACCAGGCGCGCGCCCAGGCGGCGCGGAGCCAGGCGCTTGCACTCGACATCGCCGAGGTACTCGACGCGCTTCGCGCCACGCTGCGCGATGCCGGGCGCTCCGCGCAGGACGTGGCCGCCTCGGTCGAGACGCTCGAGGGACGCGTCGCGGATACGGCGCGGGCCGTGGTGGGCATTACGGCGGCGCTCGCGCGCGTGCACGATACGCACCATGACCTTGCCGAACGAGTCCGCGCGCTCGCGCAGGATGCCGCCACGCAGGCCGCGACGGCCGATGCCCTGGCGGCCACGACGATCGAACTGAACCGCCAGGCCACCGAGACGCGCGCCGCCGTTGAATCGGTTGCAGCCGGCGCGCGGCTTGGCCGAAACGCCTGA
- a CDS encoding thiamine pyrophosphate-binding protein, which produces MSEASLCADAPAIPTPASTAAALVATLATRGTRRIWGVPGGGSSLDLIREAAPAGLHFVLCRHEGSAAMMATADAELSGAPGVVLTTKGPGLSNALNGVSCATLERAPVLLVSDGFTPSQTGWITHQVFDQRLATTAYVKAHARCEGDDPGGELKALLDAACAHPRGAVHLDLTSAAAKRPARRTGHGAAKAPPLPDIAALRARLAASRRPVMLLGLEATEAAPGARALAEALGCPVLVTYKAKGVLPDAHPQHAGIFTGGTLEAQVVGAADLILLVGADPVEFILQPWRYTAPVAEIAARSFPVHYTPVAVGAYGPVDAIAAVLAADAQRSAWTTAEIGAHRAAMRDALAWPAGGGGVAPPRIVQLAAEAATRAGRDPRASVDAGAHMFSATAFWPCSRPRDLLISNGLATMGFALPAGIAAALHDPSRGAVAFTGDGGLMMCVAELATAADHGARLVTIVFNDGALSLIDVKQQQRQLPSEGVRWGRTDFAMVAEGFGARGFRATDETTLAAALDAAFAHDGPSLVDVQVDPAGYMQQLQAMRG; this is translated from the coding sequence ATGAGCGAAGCCAGCCTGTGCGCCGATGCACCAGCCATCCCAACGCCCGCCAGCACGGCGGCCGCGCTGGTCGCGACACTCGCGACACGCGGCACGCGGCGCATCTGGGGCGTACCGGGCGGCGGTTCGTCGCTTGACCTGATCCGCGAGGCCGCGCCTGCCGGCCTGCACTTCGTGCTCTGCCGGCACGAGGGCAGCGCAGCCATGATGGCCACGGCCGATGCCGAGCTCTCCGGCGCGCCAGGCGTGGTGCTCACCACCAAGGGTCCGGGTCTGTCGAACGCGCTGAACGGCGTGAGCTGCGCGACGCTTGAACGCGCACCGGTGCTGCTGGTGAGCGATGGGTTCACGCCGTCGCAGACGGGTTGGATCACGCACCAGGTGTTCGACCAGCGCCTTGCGACCACGGCCTACGTGAAGGCCCATGCGCGGTGCGAGGGCGACGATCCGGGCGGTGAACTTAAAGCCCTGCTCGATGCCGCTTGCGCGCACCCGCGCGGAGCGGTGCATCTCGACCTGACGTCGGCGGCTGCCAAGCGCCCGGCGCGACGGACGGGGCATGGCGCGGCAAAGGCGCCACCACTGCCCGATATCGCGGCGCTGCGCGCCCGGCTCGCCGCGTCCCGGCGCCCCGTGATGCTGCTCGGACTCGAGGCGACAGAGGCCGCGCCCGGTGCCCGCGCCTTGGCCGAGGCCCTGGGCTGCCCCGTGCTGGTGACCTACAAGGCCAAGGGCGTGCTGCCCGATGCGCATCCGCAGCACGCCGGTATCTTCACCGGCGGTACCCTGGAAGCGCAGGTGGTCGGTGCCGCCGACCTCATCCTGCTGGTCGGCGCCGACCCCGTGGAGTTCATCCTCCAGCCCTGGCGCTACACCGCGCCGGTGGCCGAGATCGCTGCACGATCCTTCCCGGTGCACTACACACCGGTCGCGGTGGGCGCCTACGGGCCGGTCGATGCCATCGCCGCGGTGTTGGCCGCCGATGCGCAACGCTCCGCATGGACGACGGCCGAGATCGGCGCCCATCGCGCGGCGATGCGCGACGCCCTGGCCTGGCCCGCGGGCGGTGGTGGCGTCGCACCACCAAGGATCGTGCAGCTTGCTGCCGAGGCCGCGACGCGGGCCGGGCGCGATCCGCGCGCGAGCGTGGACGCCGGCGCGCACATGTTCTCCGCCACTGCCTTCTGGCCGTGTTCGCGCCCGCGCGACCTGCTGATCTCGAACGGCCTCGCGACCATGGGCTTCGCTCTGCCTGCGGGCATCGCCGCCGCGTTGCACGACCCGTCGCGCGGCGCCGTCGCCTTCACCGGCGATGGCGGGCTGATGATGTGCGTGGCCGAGTTGGCGACCGCTGCCGATCACGGCGCACGCCTGGTCACGATCGTATTCAACGATGGCGCCTTGTCGCTCATCGACGTGAAGCAGCAACAGCGGCAATTGCCGAGCGAAGGCGTGCGGTGGGGCCGCACCGACTTCGCGATGGTGGCCGAGGGCTTCGGCGCCCGCGGCTTCCGCGCGACGGACGAGACGACCTTGGCCGCCGCGCTCGACGCTGCCTTCGCGCATGACGGACCCTCGCTGGTCGATGTGCAGGTCGATCCCGCCGGGTATATGCAGCAACTCCAGGCGATGCGGGGCTAA
- a CDS encoding hydantoinase B/oxoprolinase family protein, giving the protein MAGFTALSLGSAWSRVAGLMDEAAQNFVRTSFSSVVRDNWDMAIGLMDSAGRQFAQSSRSVPSFVGTMPVTLGHMLARIPRESLRPGDVLISNDGYLGTGHLNDITTIRPIFREGRIAAWIGGTFHSTDIGGAPSVDARDAWEEGLTIPIARILKGGIENEDVIAFLEANLRQPDETLGDIRALFAVYEQAESRLFRIVAEEGIADIDALAAEIFARSERSMRQAIAAAPDGEVTDQVTSDGFEHPVTIRLRLAVKGDALTLDFTGTDPQIARPVNSPLNFSRAYSHYAVKCAFDPETPNNDGCFRPISLIAPEGSIVNPRRPAPVWGRHLTGHYLPILVLAALGKLIPDRVIAECGSPLWNCYFTGEQADGRRYVRMFFMNGGHGALPMRDGPACLSFPSNVATQPVEQFENAVPMLLTEKRLIPDSGGAGRMRGGLSQRLTFEATGPKPVTVTYRHERVQHPPRGILGGLAGRAGRDLLNGTPVAAKARVTLAPGDRITFETPGGGGLGPPAERDADALARDIAEGYVTDATVYRA; this is encoded by the coding sequence ATGGCAGGATTCACCGCGCTGAGCCTGGGCTCCGCCTGGAGCCGCGTTGCCGGGCTGATGGACGAGGCGGCGCAGAATTTCGTGCGCACATCGTTCTCCTCGGTCGTTCGTGACAACTGGGATATGGCGATCGGGCTGATGGACAGCGCGGGGCGACAGTTCGCGCAATCCTCACGATCCGTGCCGTCCTTCGTCGGCACGATGCCGGTCACGCTCGGGCACATGCTGGCGCGTATTCCACGCGAGAGCCTGCGCCCCGGCGACGTGCTGATCAGCAATGACGGCTACCTCGGCACCGGGCACCTGAACGACATCACCACCATCCGGCCGATCTTTCGCGAGGGACGTATCGCGGCCTGGATCGGCGGCACCTTCCATTCGACCGATATCGGCGGCGCGCCGTCGGTCGACGCGCGCGATGCCTGGGAGGAGGGGCTTACCATCCCGATCGCCCGCATCCTGAAGGGCGGCATCGAGAACGAAGACGTCATCGCTTTCCTCGAAGCCAACCTGCGCCAGCCCGACGAGACGCTGGGCGACATCCGCGCGCTGTTCGCTGTGTACGAGCAGGCCGAGTCACGCCTGTTCCGGATCGTGGCCGAGGAGGGCATCGCTGACATCGACGCACTCGCCGCCGAGATCTTCGCGCGCTCCGAACGCTCCATGCGCCAGGCTATCGCCGCCGCGCCGGACGGCGAGGTGACGGACCAGGTGACCTCCGACGGTTTCGAGCATCCCGTGACGATCCGTCTGCGCCTTGCGGTAAAGGGTGACGCGCTGACGCTCGATTTTACCGGCACCGATCCACAGATCGCCCGACCGGTAAACTCACCGCTGAATTTCTCGCGCGCCTATTCGCACTACGCGGTGAAATGCGCCTTCGATCCCGAGACCCCGAACAATGACGGCTGCTTCCGCCCGATCTCGTTGATTGCGCCCGAGGGCAGCATCGTCAACCCGCGCCGCCCCGCGCCGGTCTGGGGGCGACACCTGACCGGACACTACCTGCCGATCCTGGTGCTGGCCGCGCTCGGCAAGCTGATCCCAGACCGCGTCATCGCGGAATGCGGCAGCCCGCTCTGGAACTGCTACTTCACCGGCGAACAGGCTGATGGCCGCCGCTACGTCCGGATGTTCTTCATGAACGGCGGCCACGGCGCGCTGCCCATGCGCGATGGTCCCGCCTGCCTGTCCTTCCCCTCCAACGTCGCGACCCAACCGGTCGAACAGTTCGAGAACGCCGTGCCGATGCTGCTGACCGAGAAGCGCCTGATCCCGGATTCGGGTGGGGCAGGGCGGATGCGCGGGGGCCTCTCGCAGCGGCTGACATTCGAGGCAACCGGCCCGAAGCCCGTCACCGTGACCTATCGCCACGAACGCGTGCAGCACCCGCCCCGTGGCATTCTCGGCGGCCTGGCCGGACGTGCCGGTCGTGACCTGCTGAACGGCACGCCGGTCGCGGCCAAGGCTCGCGTCACGCTCGCACCCGGCGACCGCATCACCTTCGAGACCCCCGGCGGAGGCGGCCTCGGCCCACCCGCGGAACGCGACGCCGACGCCCTCGCGCGCGACATCGCCGAGGGCTACGTCACCGACGCGACAGTCTACCGCGCATGA
- a CDS encoding hydantoinase/oxoprolinase family protein, protein MTAAPFRIGVDIGGTFTDFVLLDTRDGHLRNGKVLTTPAAPEQAVLVGIRQLLDAHGITPVEVQHVIHGTTLVANALIERRGVPTGLITTDGFRDVIEIGTELRHDTYDLFMRVPEPLVPRRRRVEIPERILPDGGIHTPLDEAAARAAARELAAQGAQAVAICFLHAFRNPAHERRMAEIIAKEAPGLTLCLSSDVVPEIGEYERASTTICNAYVLPVFRRYLTQLGDGLRELGLAGPLYLMLSDGGTVGEQTAARHPIRLVQSGPAGGVRATALYGAAAGASDILCFDMGGTTAKAALIEAGEPLRSLDFEVARVDRFRKGSGLPLKVPVIEMIEIGAGGGSIAQVDRLGLIRVGPESASSDPGPACYGLGGTRPTVTDADLVLGYLGAGSFLGGDMRLDVAAAERALREHLAAPLGLSVVEAAWALHETVNGNMAQAAAIHALEKARRIEAFTMVPIGGAGPVHAAQVCRKLGIARLVAPAGAGVASAFGFLASPISFAFVRGWVAPLASLDFDGLHAMVGAMEAEGLAMLAEAGVPAAAATRRVIGAMRYAGQGFQVEAELPAASIATGDRDALRAAFERQYLQQYGRTESALPVECVSWQVIMAGPVPVVATATPAPAGASAAPRLRPAYFAEAGGFVETPVIDRASLRPGDRVTGPALIEERESTLVLPPRTEAVVDTALNLVVTL, encoded by the coding sequence ATGACCGCGGCACCCTTTCGCATCGGTGTCGACATCGGCGGCACCTTCACGGACTTCGTGCTGCTCGACACGCGCGACGGACACCTGCGCAATGGCAAGGTGCTGACGACGCCCGCCGCACCGGAGCAGGCGGTGCTCGTCGGCATCCGCCAGCTTCTCGACGCGCACGGCATCACCCCCGTCGAAGTCCAGCACGTCATCCACGGCACCACGCTGGTCGCCAACGCGCTGATCGAACGCCGCGGCGTGCCTACCGGCCTGATCACCACCGACGGATTCCGCGACGTGATCGAGATCGGCACGGAACTGCGGCACGACACCTACGACCTGTTCATGCGCGTGCCCGAGCCGCTGGTACCGCGTCGCCGCCGCGTCGAAATCCCCGAGCGCATCCTGCCTGATGGCGGCATCCACACGCCGCTCGACGAGGCCGCCGCGCGCGCCGCCGCGCGCGAGCTGGCGGCGCAGGGCGCACAGGCCGTCGCGATCTGCTTCCTGCACGCCTTCCGCAACCCCGCGCATGAACGCCGCATGGCGGAGATCATCGCCAAGGAAGCGCCAGGCCTGACGCTGTGCCTCTCCTCCGACGTGGTGCCTGAGATCGGCGAATACGAGCGCGCCTCCACCACGATCTGCAACGCGTATGTCCTGCCGGTGTTCCGCCGATACCTGACCCAGCTCGGCGACGGGTTGCGGGAACTTGGGCTTGCCGGACCGCTCTACCTGATGCTCTCGGACGGCGGCACGGTTGGCGAACAGACCGCTGCCCGCCACCCGATCCGCCTGGTGCAATCGGGCCCGGCCGGCGGCGTGCGCGCGACCGCGCTGTATGGTGCGGCGGCCGGCGCGTCTGACATCCTGTGCTTCGACATGGGCGGCACCACCGCCAAGGCCGCGCTGATCGAAGCGGGCGAGCCGCTGCGCAGCCTCGACTTCGAAGTCGCGCGCGTTGATCGCTTCCGCAAGGGCAGCGGCCTGCCGCTCAAGGTGCCGGTGATCGAGATGATCGAGATCGGCGCCGGCGGCGGTTCCATCGCGCAGGTCGATCGGCTCGGCCTGATCCGCGTGGGGCCCGAGAGCGCGTCCTCCGATCCTGGCCCGGCCTGCTACGGCTTGGGCGGTACGCGCCCGACCGTGACCGATGCGGACCTGGTGCTGGGCTACCTTGGCGCGGGCAGCTTCCTCGGTGGCGACATGCGGCTCGATGTCGCGGCGGCGGAGCGCGCGCTGCGCGAACACCTGGCCGCACCGCTCGGCCTGTCGGTGGTGGAAGCCGCCTGGGCGCTGCACGAAACGGTCAATGGCAACATGGCGCAGGCCGCGGCGATCCATGCGCTCGAGAAGGCGCGGCGGATCGAAGCCTTCACCATGGTGCCGATCGGCGGCGCGGGACCAGTCCATGCGGCGCAGGTCTGCCGCAAGCTCGGCATCGCGCGGCTGGTCGCGCCGGCCGGCGCGGGTGTCGCCTCTGCTTTCGGCTTCCTGGCATCGCCGATCTCCTTCGCCTTCGTGCGCGGTTGGGTGGCGCCGCTGGCGTCGCTCGACTTCGATGGGCTGCACGCCATGGTCGGCGCGATGGAGGCCGAGGGTCTCGCGATGCTGGCCGAGGCCGGCGTACCGGCGGCCGCGGCGACGCGCCGCGTGATCGGTGCCATGCGCTACGCGGGCCAGGGCTTCCAGGTGGAGGCCGAACTCCCCGCCGCCTCGATCGCCACCGGGGATCGGGACGCGCTGCGCGCCGCCTTCGAACGCCAGTACTTGCAGCAATACGGGCGCACGGAATCCGCCCTCCCGGTGGAGTGCGTCTCCTGGCAGGTGATCATGGCCGGCCCCGTGCCGGTGGTGGCGACGGCCACGCCGGCGCCAGCCGGTGCCAGCGCCGCGCCGCGCCTCCGCCCAGCCTACTTCGCCGAGGCGGGTGGCTTCGTCGAAACGCCGGTGATCGACCGCGCCAGCCTGCGCCCAGGCGATCGCGTCACCGGCCCCGCGCTGATCGAGGAGCGCGAGAGCACGCTTGTGCTGCCCCCGCGCACGGAGGCCGTCGTCGATACCGCGCTCAACCTGGTGGTGACGCTGTAG